The nucleotide sequence TCAGttctttatttcctcgttgcTGAAAGGTTGAATGAACCAGTGATGACTCTTCAATTATTGTCACCCCACCCTCTTCGCAGCACCCCACTAAGAGCACCCCTTCATGTCCACCATCCCCTTTCTTGCTAATTCCCATGCCTTCTTTgttaatgaaaatgaaaattgcgcatacgccgtgttgtGTAGTCAATGCTTTTCTCGCTTTGTTTGGCTGctaagcgtttttttttttttacgctGACAACGCTTTccttgccattgccattgccccGATTCAggtacagatacagatacagatacacggCGACGGATACAAAAATACAGCTTGTAGAATATTGTGTTTTCAAAATGACGCAGTTTGATGCTTCGACTGTTTTACCTTGCTGTTTTTTGCTTGTTCAACTTGTTGCGTTGCTTTGTATGCGGCACCCGTTTTGCCGATGAGCCTGGCCTCAGTATCTGTCAGATACATTGCCTATCTGGCAGCTACAGTCGAACTTGGCCCATAATCAATCCGAATTGTGGGAAATCGTCATATCAGAAGACTTGCGACTATGCGAAACTACCGATTCCAAATCATGTTTTTTGTTCCACTtaagtttaaatttatctCGTGAAGTGCTCGGACTTCTCCCCAGAGTTCTACTGTATGTACGGGTTACACTGAACCGAGCTCCGCTCCTTCGTAATCTGCTACTCGCATTTATATGTTAATGTGGGCGTGTGGGGGCGGTTGGCACCAGGATACATTTCAGCGCGTGTCCTTGTATTCCACGGCTGTCAGTTCACGTTAACTTCTGTCGCTCGTCACCGCACCATCGATGCCTATCAGTTGATGCTTTAAAGGCACTTCGCAGTAAACCGTCAACAGCTTGTAAATAACTTGACGATAAGGTGGCGAAGAACCCTTACTTACCCCTCTATCCGTGTTATCCGCACCAAAAACTTTatagtttgtttgtttttcttctgcGGCGAAGGTCGCGTGGCTCTCAGAATTATGCAATTTTCGTTCGCATTCAATTTCACTTATTGTTCTAAGCTTTTCCCCGCTTGTCTTCTTTGCGCAgggtattatttattataaattgacacaaatgaattcaattgaattgccTGCAACAATTCGTTTTTGGCCCTGTTGCCAGGCGGTGGAAACTGTGCTCATTCTTCATTGTATTCTACATTGCTCCGTATCCGCCATGAATTATCCAACGCTTGAGCAGATTACTTATCAATTTCAATGGGGCAGCGAATAAGCTTCGTTATGGGAAGACCAGTCGTTTCATTGCATACGGGTCAGTTCAATCAGCAATGAAGGCGTGCGAATGTGTGTGACtcacattacgcatacgacgCGTGggctggaaaatgaaaaagtatCGTCTTCTCTTTTATGCTATTGCATTTTGGGAAAAGAAGAtatattatacatttatttttcaacaaCGAAATtgcattaatatatttatgggTTAAATGATGTATAGATTTTATATGGTAAAAGTAAAGAGCATTACTAAACGCACATTCGATTCATTCGGTGAATGTATAAAACCATGTATATCAAGAAGTGCAGCGTTTGTATAATTTAAGCACAAGAAAGCAATTTATTGCTATCTATATGTGTCATAATAGCATATACTGCAGTATTCTTTATACTGGATTCTTTGTTCTCCAAAATAAACTTTAGCCGCCACGCACTTTggtttgttttcgttttgcttGTGAGTCAGGGAACTGATTAAAAGAACTAATCAACAAAATGAATTACTTCTTATTATTGTAGGCATAGAATTACATGGTGCTATTGCTTTGTACACCAAATATTATAAGGAAAGCATATTTGAAATCGGTaaagcatatatgtatatatgaagCTTCTGTTAGATAAGGCtaataactatttttatgaCTTTATATTTAGATTCCGATAATTTGTTTGTGGTGCGACTTTTATATCTGAAAATATGGTTTTGTTGCTGATTTGCTCAATTAAAAGGCGTCCACACATCGTGTTTACAATTGGTGACTTTCGGATCGAATCGAAGCTCAATAAGCATAAATTACTCATAGAGCGGGTCTCGGCCACCGGTTCCTACGATTTCTGTTGCTAgctaataaaaaattgaataaaatcgCGCGTTcaataacagcaacaaatgAATTGTGGAAAAGGGGGGAGGCTCTCGGAATGCCAGTGACTTAACCGAGTTGGACCCATATTCATTGGATGTTTATGTTTGGTTAGGGAACGGAAACAATTACGAaatctttctttctttcttttcccCAAATATATGcccatacatatatatatattgtgtaTGTGGCCTGATCAAGTGCAATTTGAGACtggaaaacaaattcatttgaaCCAATGAAGCTTGGCGGGCCAACTGTTATACAGATGAAACCGAAAGCGTACTTTTGAAGACGATTCGGTTTGGGGGGCGGCATGGGAATGCCTGTATTCTAATGGATTGACATTGCTGCGAGCGAGCCCCGACCCCTGGttgatttttcatttatcACATGGAACATGGAAtaacaaatggaaattgagTACAGTCCCGCCGCCTTCCGTATTATATTGTTGTTTCGTGCCTGACAATTTCcctgtttgcttttgttgcagTAGTAGTCAAGCCAATGCAATTTACCTGTGCACTCAGCTCTGTAATTATCCATCCAACCTTGTGACAGTGCGGATCGTCGCTCTCTTTCGCACTATCCCGACTCAGTGCGTCCCTCTCTATTGAATCGTTATGGCAACACGTTCCAAAGCGGTTGTTATTGCACCCAAACCGACGACACCCTGGCACAGATTTCGCCCCCTCAGCGCGCAACTTGCCActattttaaatgcattaatcTCCACACATTTCCATACAGTATTTGCACTCGATTTGCTCGATTTCAcctatatttatatttattgaacaACACACCGTGCACACTTAGTTCTCGGCTTGTTGGTcgctaattgaaattaattagcGCACTCGAAATTCCGTGGAGGGGGAAAAAGGGGGGGCTCCCATTGTCATATGATATGATGCCTTCAATCGATGGACCCCGCGGGGGCgcaaatatttccaataatAAATGGGCGTTTAACACCAACTGCCAATGGACAAAACTCCAAATTGAAGAGCACTTGGTTAGTGCTCAAGCGCTAATACACATTTTAGCATGTTCAAAATGGCCAGTAGGCggttataaataataaatgatagCAGCACAAGTACAGGCTGCCCTGGGAAAGTCGTCTTTGGAAATGAGATCCAATTCGaggaataaatttaaattttgaatcGAGAAAAGAGCGGGCAAGGTATGTAACGTAATCAAAGTAGTATTAGGTAGTAATCGGATCCTTATTGTACAATTCTTAAacattttgatattttgtcattgtttttataaagGGAGTGATTTATTTATCAGGCTTGTATTGAGATATTTCTGAGGTATGCTCTCGATATCTATAGTTTACATTTCCCAATATTAATCCCGACCCAGATTTCGCTTTGTATAAATGAGGGAGCGATCTGTTTGAACTGAATCTGGGATGGGAGGGAGATCACATGGATGTTGACTGCCATTCGCCTGTGTTGGCTTAACCTTTTTCCGACTCTACATTGTAAGGTTCTTATCGAGTTGGGAACGAGTGGCCATGCTGGTTTATCTGGTGGCTCATATCAGGGTCGAGTGCGAAGTTCAAACACCTAGCAACAGGCCAATCATCCGCCAGTGATTTAATAACAATTTGGCCCGCCGAACAGCGTAAATGGGGTCTACTCTCCACCACCTCGCACTGTTTTTTCCCTACTTGAGTTTGACATGGATTAgttatgttttctatttgcacTGATAGCTGCAATCGATGGCCCGCTTATCAGTATCAGAACGAATAAAGCAGAAAGAAGGGGGGGATATGAGAACAATGCCTGCCGGCAGTTATTGGATCATCCATAAACATATGTAGACTGAAAACCCCCATGGAGCCGGAAAAGGGAGAGATATGCGTGCTCTCTTTTTGGATCAGCTCTTTGTATACGAATATGCAGGCAGATTAGTAGGCTTATCCGTATTTGCTGTGGATATTGTTTGTTAAATTTGTCAGTTCTTCACATTATATCGAATCATTTTGGGGTTTAATTAAGCATTAATTGCCTATGGCTTCCCAAAATTCCACCACAAGTCAGACAGCCAAGCATTCCGTCAGTGATCGTTGGAGTTCTAAGCATTTAGCTTCAATTGGCATCAATTATGTTGATTTTGTAAATTAGTTTGCATGCGGCAATTGAATTTCTTCTCACATTTCAACAGCGGGTGCTGGGAAATTGCCATTTAAGGTCAGAGTAAAAGCTTTTATTGATTGTAATCAACTTTCTTGCTCTTTGCAGCTGACAAGAGTTTGACACAGAACAACAACGAAGTGGTGGCCTTGGATGAAAAGTTGGCCaacgagaagcagcagcaaatcgatttccaccagcagcaacaggagcagcagcaacagcagcagcaacagcagcagcagcagcagcttcatcCACtagcacagcagcagcagcaagaagagcagcagcaaccgcagCAACTACAGCCGCTGCAAACCGAAAAACCGCCAACGAAAGTGCCAAACCTTGTTGTAGCTACAGTGGCACCTCAGCTGCAACAGCCAccgctgcagcagcatcagcaacagcaaacatCACCTGTGGTGGTGTCgccaaaacagcagcagcagcagtcacAAGCTGCGCACCAGAATAGCTACCATGATCAGCATCCtttgccgcagcagcagcaaccgcagcagcagcaaccgcagCCACAGCGCAAACCCTCGCAGCAATACAATCaagcgcagcagcaacaggtgcGTCGTAAGTACTCCTCAGAGTACaatcaccatcatcaccagcaCGGCAGCAGCGACACGGGCATCCAAACTACCAAGACCATGTCCTGGACCAATTCAGCTCAGCACAAAAAGTCGACGCAGTCGGTGTCGGTCACCGCTTCTCCCAATAGTGTAAACAATGGACCTGGAGTGGGTGCTGCGGGCAAAGCCAACTATAGTCACACCACTAAGACATTTACCAATCAGCAGCATtaccagcagcaacactaTCACACTCAGAACAGctataacaacaacagcagcggcggaggaagcagtagcaacagcagttcgagcagcagcaacaatcagCCCCAGGTGCGCAACTATGGCACCATGAAGATGCCCTCTTCGCCGGTGGCTTGGACAGCGCCAACACCGGAGCGCAAAAACAGCCAACAGGCAGCAGCGGCaccggcagcagcaacagcgtcTGCAGCTCCCGTGGCAATCACAACAGTAACTACCTCAACGGCCAGCATTACGGCTACCCCAAATCAATTTCAACCGGAGACCGGCAGCAGTAGTGCATCACCAGCCGTAGCTGCcgcgcagcaacagcagcctgCAGCACAGCAACATGCGCAGGCCGCAcaaacaggagcagcagcagctccaagCAAGTCCCACAGCAACTATGCTTCTTCTAAAAAGCATCAGAGCTATGAGCCAGTAGTGCTGAGCTCCGTGGTGGCCACCAGTTCATCAGCCAATCCGCAGCCGCAGCTAAATCTTGCCCCACCTGCGCCACCAGCCTCGCAGAACAGCAGCGACAGTTCGCAGCTTTCGTGGGCCAGTTTGTTTGCCAGCAACAAGCCCGTGGCCAAGGTGGCGCCCTACGAAGCCAGCAAAATtgcacagcagcagccatcCCATCCAGTGCTTCAATTGGCTCCTCCGCAGCCAGCTCAAGTGGCGGCTGCCGCCCCAGTTGCTCAGCTGTCGTCGCCTCCTCAGAATTTGCCCCTGCCTACGGCTCACCAACAGTCACAGTTACCAGCACCTGTGCCGGCGCCCACGGCTCCGCTGGTCACTCCAGGAGCGCTCTCCTATTCGGCTGCATCCGCTCAGGCAGTTCCTGCTCCCAGCCCCGCGTCGGCATCCGTCAAGCCCCTCAAGCCGGAACCACCGCGTCctgtgcagcagcaactggaTGAGTGGACCAGCAAGTACGCTGAGTACCTGACGCGCCACAAGACCAATTTGGCGTCGATCAGCTTGCGTCCCCGAGGACTGACCAACAGGTCGAACTATTGCTACATCAACTCGATCCTGCAGGCACTGCTCGGCTGCTCGCCGTTCTACAACCTGCTGCGCTCCATTCCCAAGCAGGCGGCTGTCCTGAGCGAGGTCAAAACGCCCACTGTGAACGCCATGTAAGTTTATAGCACGAACTGGGGGGAATGGGTCTAACACTAAGTCTGAGAACTGGGATTGAACTTATATTTGGCTCAATCAAATCATTCGAAGCCAAGCCACAGGCAAGTCAACAGACACTTCGGCACCAATTGCCAGCCGGCGTCTGTGTTACGTTTGTGGAAGATGAAATGCCACCGGCTCTGTCTACGCTCTTTGGTTACCTCCGTTTTGGCGGTAGCTGCTGAGTGTTGGGGTTGGTGCACGTGCTCCGGTTTTAAGTAGAAGATCTCACGTTCATTGGATTTCTTCGCCGAATGCGGCAcaaacaatattattattttacacaGCCGTTTCCGTTTTATaacctttcttttttttattgcctatAGGATGTCTTTTATGACCAACTTTTCATCGTTGCCCAGCGGTCTTCGCCTGCGTCTGAACAACCTTAACAAGGGATCGCAAAGCAAGGGCAAGGACGATTTTGTGGGCTCAGATTTGCAATGCGACATGGCCTTTGAACCCACAGAGATCTACAAGCTGTGGAACGACAGTCGCGAGGAGCATGTCGAAGGTCGTCAAGAGGACGCCGAAGAATTCTTGGGCTACGTTCTAAACAAGCTGAACGACGAGATGCTGGAGGTAAGTGTTTGGCAAAAGTTGTGGTTCCAGATTTCTGATTGTCTTGTTTGCTTTGTTGCAGGTGATTAAGCTAATTGATAAGCCCACACCCCAGCAAAATGGTCAGGAACCCGCGGAACCAGAGGATGGAGGCGATGTCTGGCAGGTAAGTTAATTGCTTTATTATGATGTCATTGCGCTTAATTGAATGTTTGCCTCCCCAGATGATTTGCAACAATCGTAATAAGGGCAGCGTAACCCGCCAGACCGACTTCGGACGCACTCCCGTAAGCGATATCTTCCGAGGAGAACTGCGCTCCCGGCTGCAGCGTGAAGGAGAACACTCCACGGATGTGATTCAGCCTTTCTTTACGCTTCAACTGAATATCGAAGTGAGTTTTGAGTGTTGATACCATTTTTAgaatttgttttatgtttttggcTTCGTCATAGCTTTATCCGTAATAAATCATTCAATCACCACAGACAAGTCAACAGACACTTCGGCACCATTTCTCAGCCGGCGTCTGTGTTACGTTCGTGGAAGATGAAACGCTCAGCCTCGCCTGCGTTTGGTGATTGTTTCCGTTCTGGCGATGGTCACCAGACGTTGGGGTTGATGCACGTGCTCCGCTTTTTAATAGAGATAATTGTATTCAATAGTTTTTTCAACAGTGGGCACAAACAATAAATGTAGAATAATTATTACTAAGATAATCTTGCACAAATcagctttttaaattcattaataTTATATCTCTACAGAAAGCTGCATCTGTGAAGGAGGCACTGGAGATCCTTGTGGGTCGCGATCAGCTGGAGGGAGTCACAGGCAGCAAAACCAAACAGGAGGTGGTGGCCTGGCAGCAGATGACGCTGGAGAAACTGCCCGTCGTTCTGATATTGCATTTAAAGTACTTCGACTACCGCTCTGATGGGTGCACTAAGATTTTGAAGAAGGTGGATTTCCCCGTGGAACTAAAGATCGATGCCAGTATGTTGCCATTAAATCAGCATTACCGTACCGATGTTCATTTTCGACTTTGTTTCAGAAATCCTCGGCTCAAAGAAGACCTCGCAGAAGCAGCGCGCCTATCGTCTGTTTGCGGTTGTCTATCACGATGGCAAGGAGGCGTCGAAGGGGCACTACATCACGGACGTTTTCCACACGGGCTACAGCAGCTGGCTGCGCTACGACGACAGCTCGGTGAAGCCGGTCAGCGAGAAGCATGTCCTTCAGCCGCACACGCCTCGTGTGCCTTACCTGCTGTACTACCGCCGTTCAGACACCCTGCcaccgcaacagcagcaaaccCAGCAGCAGAATGGCGGAGGATCAGGTGGAGTCGTGGGCAGCAGCTCATCATCATCGAATGCCGGGGATAACAAGTGAAAGTGAACCACAACGCGGCGTTGTAAAAATACATCAGAACTTTAAGTGCTAGCGatatactttatatttttgtgtCAGTGCGTGTGAGCGAGCGAGAATGCGAGTTTGGttttatatgcatatacatatacaaattaaCAATTAGATATATTCGAGCGGTATATAGTTAAGCCCAAAGTCCAAAGCGCATGACCGTTTGTTAGAGTACGATTGTGTGAGAAAGAAACTTAGCTCTAAGCTAGACTAGAATTAAGGTTGAGTAGAAAAATAGGCAGCAAAAGAAACTCGTTGGAACGAAAACTTTGTACAAAGAGAAACGAAAGAACTCTGTAAACTAAACAGCGAGTAAATAATTAACATATAACTTAGTGCTAAATTTACAAAATCCTTCAGCGTAGCGAAACCCCAAAATATCTGTGGCACAAAAGCCCTCCCAGATGTTAGAAGTAGTGGATGTTAGAAATGCCCTTAAATACCTTTTGGAATTTGGCGATATGTTATGACAAACGCTTACAGctgtatatatacacaaataaTCATATATTGTAGTTGATCAGTTTCGCGGCATGCACCATGcatttaaacaaacaaacccaGCAACAATATATATCGAATGCTTTGAATATGCTTTaaagaaatatacatttaGAACCAAGGTGTTTTCCACACAAAGAGTAAATACAGGCAGTGGTGGTCAGAGCAATAGCCGCAAGCATTTCAGCATCTGTAAGCCAAATTGGGTTACTTTTGTTATGGTCTCGAAGACCAAATCAAATAGATATTTCCTTTACTAACAATTTTTGCTCATGTAGATGGAAGTTTAAACATGAAAGTAACGAGCTGAATAAATTATCTATACGGCTTTTCTAGACCACTACTGCATGTTGCATTGCATATAAGCAGCAAAGTAAGTTAACAACGCGttcattttgtaatttattttatatgttgTTTAGTTTTATACGTAATCAGTTAGGCGAGCAGATTCATATATACACAAACGGAACTTGTTATTCATAGTTAGAGAAACTTTTTAGGGATTGTCTCCCCGGCTTGGATGCGATGTTTGCCTTCATGATATTCGAGTCCTTAACTTTCTTTTCTCAGACCTAGAGCATTTAGTTTGTACATCATGTTAGAGAAATCTGTTGGGATTGTAACAAAAGATTTGAATGggaataattattaaatgtaaTCGGGTACGAACTAAAGCTAATCAACCATACTAGTTAATAGATGTCTTACAAACGTATACAcccatatatattttcttaagCTATGTAATCTAAGcgcatatatattatttatagatATCGTGCCAATGTTAAAACATctaaaaattttcaaaaaaaaaaaaaatgattatttgaataAGAAGACATTACAACTTGTCAAAGCTTTGTCAGTGGCTAAACAAAAAGagaataatacaattaattaacGATTAATAACTTCCCTTATCATTTATTTGAtgaattcaatttttaaacattataaaagcgaaaaaatcATTGCAGGCTTTTCGACCATTACGCTTTGATTTCAAAGAGTTTGATCGGTTTAAAATGTTCAAAGATACTGAAATTCACCCGACAAGTAGACGTTCTCAAATGGATTGTAATAATTCAATGCACTTAAGAACCATATCTTGAATGGTGAGGGAATAAGTTGAAATCTTTAAATAATCTTGGGATAATTGTATAATAGTGGAATGGAATGCATTGGCATATTTCGCATATATTATGAATAGGACTCAAAAGCGAAaccataaatataaatctacatatatatatatattttgatgttatacatatatgaactAATTTTAAGCGAAATTATAGGATTTTTATAGAAACATGTACGCGTCTGCGTTTTGCTAGTTACAAATAGGTTCCTAAAACTAAACGCAAAAATGATACAACCACAAAACGGAAAAAAAGATGTAGAAGCAAAGGAATAttgaaaaacaataatattattacTGATATATGTAGTTTAAAGCCAAGCTAAACCGTAAACAGTAAAATTTAactgaaacaaacaaacaatacatataaatttataaatccaatttatacaaaaaccacgcaaagcaaacaaaaatgaaaagattGAAACATGTTGAATTaccatttaaatatatttttgcaagCGAAATTAGAATGTCAAACATAAACGAATGAAATACTTAGAATAGAACTAAAGCcgtaaaattgtaaaattttcgattatataaaaatattttattttttttgtaactgTTATATAATTTGTGGAAtactccaaaaaaaaatgtatgtttatCAGCACCTATTGTTATGTCCAATACGAAAAGTGTGTTTTAA is from Drosophila melanogaster chromosome 3L and encodes:
- the Usp10 gene encoding ubiquitin specific protease 10, isoform C, whose amino-acid sequence is MASTSSSASTTAGSSGAAGGGAATPISTPSTPQPSGVSSGPGNNGNNNNNHHNNTLVSPSGNNNLMTPVQAFTPTGQPVYNPPVYMSAHGGHPHAGAHYPAMIPAPMPSNHVYVNNVTANVNLHGWPHGVPAYMPPGGQHHYIGHGDMPQEQGNTVMPHLQPVPINLAPQGGSPNPHGPRMGGGRMRERGRPRGGGPRRNDYHGPRHLQQQQLITLPPQQQLPPPDGANPGLQLQPDQIGQQLAPPEAHMQHLQQYYAAPPTYAYGPYPSPYFTPQHANVQPPPNATAAQQATGTPLFISGPLMYNPAWFNHGGYIYPMMHPAEYQYVPEDAGQPGVDERGAQPDGGMTQIWHQGPMYAEDFEALQQQQQQQQVAVHPNGGAVSVADELNHNSSSLPSSETSSMISPNYPIYDPQMHEMQHQMGVMQIFDDGQMAALQPIHPGAGPLPQYEDELAECGAPPPGPIPVAWTAAMPLPPDAVQPALLPPPPHHILQQTSPLLIEQPAQLVQAQPPQPPTPTPQQQQQQQHQEQTADKSLTQNNNEVVALDEKLANEKQQQIDFHQQQQEQQQQQQQQQQQQQLHPLAQQQQQEEQQQPQQLQPLQTEKPPTKVPNLVVATVAPQLQQPPLQQHQQQQTSPVVVSPKQQQQQSQAAHQNSYHDQHPLPQQQQPQQQQPQPQRKPSQQYNQAQQQQVRRKYSSEYNHHHHQHGSSDTGIQTTKTMSWTNSAQHKKSTQSVSVTASPNSVNNGPGVGAAGKANYSHTTKTFTNQQHYQQQHYHTQNSYNNNSSGGGSSSNSSSSSSNNQPQVRNYGTMKMPSSPVAWTAPTPERKNSQQAAAAPAAATASAAPVAITTVTTSTASITATPNQFQPETGSSSASPAVAAAQQQQPAAQQHAQAAQTGAAAAPSKSHSNYASSKKHQSYEPVVLSSVVATSSSANPQPQLNLAPPAPPASQNSSDSSQLSWASLFASNKPVAKVAPYEASKIAQQQPSHPVLQLAPPQPAQVAAAAPVAQLSSPPQNLPLPTAHQQSQLPAPVPAPTAPLVTPGALSYSAASAQAVPAPSPASASVKPLKPEPPRPVQQQLDEWTSKYAEYLTRHKTNLASISLRPRGLTNRSNYCYINSILQALLGCSPFYNLLRSIPKQAAVLSEVKTPTVNAMMSFMTNFSSLPSGLRLRLNNLNKGSQSKGKDDFVGSDLQCDMAFEPTEIYKLWNDSREEHVEGRQEDAEEFLGYVLNKLNDEMLEVIKLIDKPTPQQNGQEPAEPEDGGDVWQMICNNRNKGSVTRQTDFGRTPVSDIFRGELRSRLQREGEHSTDVIQPFFTLQLNIEKAASVKEALEILVGRDQLEGVTGSKTKQEVVAWQQMTLEKLPVVLILHLKYFDYRSDGCTKILKKVDFPVELKIDAKILGSKKTSQKQRAYRLFAVVYHDGKEASKGHYITDVFHTGYSSWLRYDDSSVKPVSEKHVLQPHTPRVPYLLYYRRSDTLPPQQQQTQQQNGGGSGGVVGSSSSSSNAGDNK
- the Usp10 gene encoding ubiquitin specific protease 10, isoform B, which encodes MSWTNSAQHKKSTQSVSVTASPNSVNNGPGVGAAGKANYSHTTKTFTNQQHYQQQHYHTQNSYNNNSSGGGSSSNSSSSSSNNQPQVRNYGTMKMPSSPVAWTAPTPERKNSQQAAAAPAAATASAAPVAITTVTTSTASITATPNQFQPETGSSSASPAVAAAQQQQPAAQQHAQAAQTGAAAAPSKSHSNYASSKKHQSYEPVVLSSVVATSSSANPQPQLNLAPPAPPASQNSSDSSQLSWASLFASNKPVAKVAPYEASKIAQQQPSHPVLQLAPPQPAQVAAAAPVAQLSSPPQNLPLPTAHQQSQLPAPVPAPTAPLVTPGALSYSAASAQAVPAPSPASASVKPLKPEPPRPVQQQLDEWTSKYAEYLTRHKTNLASISLRPRGLTNRSNYCYINSILQALLGCSPFYNLLRSIPKQAAVLSEVKTPTVNAMMSFMTNFSSLPSGLRLRLNNLNKGSQSKGKDDFVGSDLQCDMAFEPTEIYKLWNDSREEHVEGRQEDAEEFLGYVLNKLNDEMLEVIKLIDKPTPQQNGQEPAEPEDGGDVWQMICNNRNKGSVTRQTDFGRTPVSDIFRGELRSRLQREGEHSTDVIQPFFTLQLNIEKAASVKEALEILVGRDQLEGVTGSKTKQEVVAWQQMTLEKLPVVLILHLKYFDYRSDGCTKILKKVDFPVELKIDAKILGSKKTSQKQRAYRLFAVVYHDGKEASKGHYITDVFHTGYSSWLRYDDSSVKPVSEKHVLQPHTPRVPYLLYYRRSDTLPPQQQQTQQQNGGGSGGVVGSSSSSSNAGDNK